CCATTCCACCCGACGGGGAGTGAGGCTGGGCCTGCTGCCCGCCTCGCTTCTTCGTTCGGCCGCTTATCTGAGGCGCGTTTTCGGCGCAATACTGACTCATCTGATCAGCGGTCTGACGGGCGACGTCGGTTCAGTTTCGGACGCCCGAGCGATCCGGGGGCACATGGTCTAGGACGCACCATGGTCTCCAACCTTTGATACGGCGATTCGGTGCAATGGTTTCGGCGATCTTGTGCTCAACAGCCCGCAAACCATCGCGCAGATCGCGCACTTAGTCCTCTAGACCATTGCTCTATTTCGCAGCGGCCGGGACGCGAGAGTTTCCGAGTAAAATGGGTGTCTCGCCGAGGTAGCTCAGTTGGTAGAGCAATGGTTCTGAGGAACCGCGATAGTTTGCGATCTGCGAAATTGCTCCGGAACTCGCGGCTGGTACCTGAAATTCGACCTTGAACGACATGGTCTGGGCGGCCAATAGTCTTGCGAGTGCGGCGGGCAGGCCGTGCTCTCCGCTGACGGCGCGAGGGTGCTTCTCGTCCTGAGTCCGCTGCCGCGAGCTCGCACTCTCTTGACGAGCTTCCTCCAGGAGGCCAGCGTGGAGATCGCGATCACAACGAACCAGGAGATGAAGATCGTGGATCGCCTTCGCCGAGTGCGCCACGGCGCAGGGCACGACCGAAGAGGGACGTGAAGGGCTTGTGCTTACTGACGTGTTGACGTTTCTCGCTGAGCGAGCCGCCTCACCGGCGCCGCACAGGTGAGCACGATCATTGAGCTCTTAAAGGCGAAACGCCGGCAGACCGGTGAGCGCCTACTCAAGGTCGTCGATGACCTCAGCGACTTGCAGCTCGGCTGGCGGCCCGCGCCACGCGCGCACAGCATCGGCTTCACGCTCTGGCACGCCGCGCGGGCAGACGACAACGTGCAGGCGGACCTCTCCGAGCGCGCGCTCGAGTGGGTGACTGGGGGCTACGCCAAGCGTTGGGGGCATCCCGAGCGAGGCGTCGGCACCGGCTGGGAAGATGAGCGGTCCGCTGCGCTCACCTTGCCACCAAAGGCCGAGCTGCTCGAGTACGCCGGACGCGTGTTCCACGCGGTCGACGCCGCCGTGTCCGCGCTCGACGAGGTGAGACTTGGAGAAGTCGTTCCGAGCCGCTTCATGAGCGAACCGAGCACACGCGCCGAGGTGCTGCTGGTCTCGCTCAGCCACGACAACCGGCATCTCGGCGAGATGGAGTACATCAAGGGTCTGCTTGGACTAACGGGGACAGTCACGACCTAGGCTGTGCCAACTCCACAGTGACCATCTCCGGTCTCCTGAGCTCGACCGTCAATCGATCCCGGCGACGAGCCCATCGTGACCGAAGGTCACGATGAATAAGACATCGGTGCCGTCCCGCTGTAGCAGCGCGAAGACGTGCTGCTCGCGCCCGATGCGATCAGTGGATGTCCCGAGATATCGCTGCCCCTGGCACGGCATCGACCACGTCGACCGACGGGGTTCCCACGGCATCGGGCCGGCCGCCTCGCCGGTGTGCTGCTGTAGGTACAACGTGGCGAATCTCCCGTAAGACCAGGCTCTAGCCGAGGTAGCTCAGTTGGTAGAGCAATGGTCTGAAGAATCGCGCACAACGCGATTCGCGAAATGCGTTTCGGGCGGTTCTTCGATGTGCCTTCAGATCTTGATCTTGATCTTCTGGCCCAGGATCCGGCCCTTGAAGTTGACGCGTCGGCGCGGCGGGAGCTGCAGCCTCTGCGGCATCGCCTCGACGCGCTCCGTATGCCGGATCGCGAACTCGTACGACCGGCGGGCGAACTGGAGAATGAGCTCGAGCTCCTTCTCGCTGTAGCCGTCGAGTATGTCTGAAGCCTCGCTGGCGATCGCCTCGTAGAACGGCGCTGAGGCCTTGAGCGCCGTCGCGGTGATCTCGACGAGCACGTGCCTGCGGTCCTCGGGGTCCGCGCGCCTGCGCGCGATGCCGCGGGACTCGAGCCGGTCGATGAGGCGCGTCACCGCGCCACTTGTGAGACCGGTGCGCTTCGCCAGCTCCCCCGCGGGAAGTGGCCCGCGCGAGGCCAGCATGCCGAGGCACTCGAGCTCGGTGGGCGTGAGGCGGAGGCGATCGGCGATCGCGTTGGCCAGGATCGTCGCCTGGCCTTGCTGCTCCTGCATCGCCTGCGAGATCTCGGCGATGAGCTCCGCACGGCGTCCGCTCACTGTTTCACTCCCGCAGCGTATCGTGTGATGTAGTCATTATCTGTCTCATACACATAATGCCACAAGAAGAGGCTTCCCATCCCGGGAAGTCTAGCGCACGGAGGCACCCATGAACGTCACGACGAGCTCCGTCAGGTCTCGGGACGGCACGACGATCGGCTACTGGCAGGTCGGAGACGGTCCCGGCGTGATCGTGCTGCATGGCGCGATGGAGTCGGCCCGGAGCCACATGGAGCTGGCCGGGGCACTGGCTCCGACTTTCACGGTCTATCTGCCTGACCGACGTGGTCGCGGCCTGAGCGGGCCGTTCGGCAAGGAATACAGCGTCCAGAAGGAAGTTGAAGACATGGACGCGCTTCTTACGAAGACGGGTGCTCACCGTGTCTTCGGGGTCAGTTCAGGGGCCATCATCTGGCTTCAAGCGGCGCTCACGCTGCCAGCGATCCAAGAAGCCGCC
This genomic interval from Candidatus Limnocylindria bacterium contains the following:
- a CDS encoding DinB family protein, yielding MSTIIELLKAKRRQTGERLLKVVDDLSDLQLGWRPAPRAHSIGFTLWHAARADDNVQADLSERALEWVTGGYAKRWGHPERGVGTGWEDERSAALTLPPKAELLEYAGRVFHAVDAAVSALDEVRLGEVVPSRFMSEPSTRAEVLLVSLSHDNRHLGEMEYIKGLLGLTGTVTT
- a CDS encoding MarR family transcriptional regulator, which gives rise to MSGRRAELIAEISQAMQEQQGQATILANAIADRLRLTPTELECLGMLASRGPLPAGELAKRTGLTSGAVTRLIDRLESRGIARRRADPEDRRHVLVEITATALKASAPFYEAIASEASDILDGYSEKELELILQFARRSYEFAIRHTERVEAMPQRLQLPPRRRVNFKGRILGQKIKIKI